The Terriglobus roseus sequence CAGAGCGTCGTGATGGCCGACATGCCGCTGCGGAAGCAGAGCGCGTGTTCCGTTCCTTCAATGGCGGCGATCGCCTGCTCCAGCGCGTTGACCGTGGGGTTCGCACCGCGAGAGTAGCCGTATCCCTTGGTGACGCCCACGCTCTCGTGGATGTAGGTCGCCGTCTGATGGATGGGGAAGAGGATCGAGTTCGACTGCTTTTCGTAGCTCCGGTTGCTGTGGATGACGAGTGTCGATGGATCGAAGTCCGGGCGGTCTGGCAACATGCTTCTCCCTGCGTGCGGTTGTTCACCGCGTACATCAATCTTCTTATTTCAGCACATACGTTGGATCGACGCGGGTGATGCGGCGATTCGTCGATTGCGTCGTTACGCCGGGAGATCGCGAGCGTGTGTGAATTTCGCAGTCGCCGTCATCACGAGCCTCTCGCTCCGGTCCATGCCGCGCCGGTGAGCGCCTGTCGAGGCGCACTGAAGGCGCGGGCTTTCAGCTCGCAGACGTCGCGCTCCATAACCTTAAACAGAGAAGGGAGGCCGATGTGGCCTCCCTTCCTGGTGTTCGTATTCGAGCGATCTAGACGATGGCGAGTGCGGCGCCTTCCATCTGCTCGTCGCCTTCCTGCGCGACGGGACGGTAGAAGAGCTTGTCGCCCGACAGGTAGACCTCAAGGAACGCCGGCCGTGCTGTGATCTGGCCCGCGATCAGCGCCTCGGAGAGCGGATCTTCCACGTAGCGCTGGAGGGCGCGGCGTAGCGGACGCGCGCCGTAGCTGCGGTCGACGAGTGTCTTGTCGAGGATCCACTTCTTGGCCTCGTCGTTGACGCTGATAGTGATGGCCTTGTGCACCAGGTTGGTGTTGAGGTTCTGCACCAGCAGCTCCAGGATCTGCATCAGGTCCGCATCCGATAGCGACGTGAAGACGATGATCTCGTCCAGGCGGTTGATGAATTCAGGGTTGAAGGTACGCTTCACTTCCGCCTTCACCATCTCCTCCATCTTCTCCAGAACAATCTCTTCCTTGTTCGAGGCGAAGCCGAGGCCTTCACGCTTCATCAGGTGCTTGGCGCCGATGTTCGACGTCATGATGAGGATCGTGTTCTTGAAGTCGACGGTGTTGCCCAGGCCGTCGGTCAGGTGGCCGTCTTCAAAGACCTGCAACAGCAAGTTAAAGACATCCGGATGCGCCTTCTCGATTTCGTCGAGGAGCACGACCGAATATGGCGACCGCTTGACGCGCTCGGTGAGCTGACCGCCCTCTTCGTAACCAACGTAGCCCGGAGGCGAACCGATCAGCTTGCTGATCGAGTGCTTCTCCATGAACTCCGACATATCGAAGCGGATGAGGCTCTTGTCGCTGCCGAAGAGGAACTGCGCCAGAGTGCGCGCCATCTCCGTTTTGCCGACGCCGGTGGGTCCGAGGAAGAGGAAGGAACCGATGGGACGCGCAGGGTTCTTGAGGCCCGCACGCGAACGGCGGATGGCGCGGGAGAGGGCACTGATCGCCTTCTCCTGGCTGATGACACGCTTGTGGAGTTCTTCCTCCACGCGCATCAGCTTCGACATCTCTTCTTCCTTCAGCGAGTTGATGGGTACGCCCGTCCAGCGGCTGACCACGTCCTCAATGTCTTCCTTGGTCACAATGCCCGAGGAGGAATCGTCAAGGTGGTACTTGTCACGCAGGGCGCGAAGGTTCTCACGCTCTTTACGCTCTTCGTCGCTGTAGAAGCGCGCCTTCTCGAACTCGTGGTTCGCGATGGCGTTCTCCATGCGGTGCACGATGAACTTGATGCGCTTCTGGACCTCAGTCAGTTCGTCGGGCAGGGTGGTCTGGCGTAGTTTCACGCGAGCGCCCGCCTCGTCGATCAGATCGATGGCCTTGTCCGGCAGGAAACGGTCCGGGATGTACCGCGAGGAATGCGTGACGGAGTAGGTGATGGCCTCATCCGTGTAGCTGACCGCGTGGAACTTCTCGTATTTGTCCTTGATGCCCATGATGATCTTGATGGCATCTTCTTCGTTGGGGGGCGGTACCTTCACAGCCTGGAAGCGCCGTTCCAGCGAGCGATCCTTTTCAATCGACTTGCGGAACTCCGCAGGGGTAGTGGCGCCGATGCACTGGATCTCGCCGCGCGAGAGTGCCGGCTTCAGGATATTGGCGGCGTCTAGCGATCCCTCGGCCGATCCAGCGCCCACCAGGGTGTGCAGCTCGTCAATGAAGACGATACTGTTCTGGTTCTCCATCAGTTCTTTCATGATGGTCTTCAGGCGCTCTTCGAATTGGCCGCGGTACTTGGTGCCCGCAACGATCAGCGAAAGGTCGAGCGACAGGACGCGCTTATCCGCCAGAAAGCTGGGGACTTCGCCGTCGGCGATCTTCTGCGCCAGACCTTCGACGATTGCCGTCTTACCCACGCCAGGCTCGCCGATGAGGACCGGGTTGTTCTTGGTCCGGCGGCAGAGAATTTGGATGACGCGATCGACTTCCGTGTCACGGCCCACCAGCGGATCCAGCTGCTGATCCATGGCGGCCTGCGTCAGGTCACGGGAGAACTCGGCGAGCATGCTCTGTTCGCCACCGCCGCCCTGCTGCTGGGCGCGGCCCTGCTTGCCGCTTCCCTGCTGTGCCGCCGGCTTCTCCTGCGTGGTGCGCTGGAGTTCTTCTCGGATGGTAGGAAGGCGCAGGCCACGCTCCATCAGGATCTCCGCGGCGAAGCACTTCTCTTCGCGCAGCAGACCCAGCAGGAGGTGCTCCGTGCCAATGTGTTTGTGGCTCAGCCGCTCGGCTTCCTCTGCGGCGTAGGCCAGAACACGCTTGCACTCGTTGGAGAGGGGGAGATCGACCGAAGTCGAAACCTTCTCACGAATGGTCGTGTGTCCTTCAATCTGTTTGCGGATGGACTCCACCGAGGCGTGCGATCGGAGGAACCGGTTGGTCAGCGCCTTGTCCTCGCGGAGCAGGCCCAGCAACAGGTGCTCCGTCTCGATGTAGGGCGAGCCAAATTGACTTGCTTCGTAACGCGCAAAGAAGATCACGCGCCGCGCTTTTTCGGTGTAACGCTCGAACATGCTCCCCCTTAGCCCTCATGCTGCGGCGTGCTGCCGCTTCTGAGGCCATTGGTTCACCGCTCGTTCCCGCATCACGCGCTAAAGCGTTCGATGCGGGAACCCCTAGAACAAACTCCGCCGAAGGCACGCCGG is a genomic window containing:
- a CDS encoding ATP-dependent Clp protease ATP-binding subunit; the protein is MFERYTEKARRVIFFARYEASQFGSPYIETEHLLLGLLREDKALTNRFLRSHASVESIRKQIEGHTTIREKVSTSVDLPLSNECKRVLAYAAEEAERLSHKHIGTEHLLLGLLREEKCFAAEILMERGLRLPTIREELQRTTQEKPAAQQGSGKQGRAQQQGGGGEQSMLAEFSRDLTQAAMDQQLDPLVGRDTEVDRVIQILCRRTKNNPVLIGEPGVGKTAIVEGLAQKIADGEVPSFLADKRVLSLDLSLIVAGTKYRGQFEERLKTIMKELMENQNSIVFIDELHTLVGAGSAEGSLDAANILKPALSRGEIQCIGATTPAEFRKSIEKDRSLERRFQAVKVPPPNEEDAIKIIMGIKDKYEKFHAVSYTDEAITYSVTHSSRYIPDRFLPDKAIDLIDEAGARVKLRQTTLPDELTEVQKRIKFIVHRMENAIANHEFEKARFYSDEERKERENLRALRDKYHLDDSSSGIVTKEDIEDVVSRWTGVPINSLKEEEMSKLMRVEEELHKRVISQEKAISALSRAIRRSRAGLKNPARPIGSFLFLGPTGVGKTEMARTLAQFLFGSDKSLIRFDMSEFMEKHSISKLIGSPPGYVGYEEGGQLTERVKRSPYSVVLLDEIEKAHPDVFNLLLQVFEDGHLTDGLGNTVDFKNTILIMTSNIGAKHLMKREGLGFASNKEEIVLEKMEEMVKAEVKRTFNPEFINRLDEIIVFTSLSDADLMQILELLVQNLNTNLVHKAITISVNDEAKKWILDKTLVDRSYGARPLRRALQRYVEDPLSEALIAGQITARPAFLEVYLSGDKLFYRPVAQEGDEQMEGAALAIV